The DNA window TACTGTCGGGTGCCACCCGACAGATCGGGTGAACTCTTCTTTGGGTGGTTCAACCAAAACCATCGCTGGAGGAGATCAGTTTCAATCCGACAGATGTCACTGCCATATCAGCAGTGTCTTCACCCACTACCCACATTTGGTATCCAATGCAACAACGTGTACAAGCTCCCGATGATACAGACGATTCACAAACAAAACCACCGACTGACGTGCTGTCCGAACTTCCACCAAGTGCAAAACTAGTCGCAAAGACACTCGAATACAACGACGATGCGCTCACACAGGGTGAACTCGCCGATAAAACCTTACTCCCAGCACGCACAGTTCGCTACGCACTCACCCAACTCGAAGACCACGATCTTGTCAACTCACGCTTCTCATTTACTGATGCACGAAAACGCTGCTATTCTCTTTCCTTCGACTAATTACGTATAATAACGTAAGAGACGACAGCTCTACACAATCAGTTCGAAATTAAGCTGAAACTATAGATGTGCGAAGCCGACAATCGCCAACTGAGGTACCTATTGCCACTTTTCTTTGGGAACCCACCAGATAACCACCCACGGGCTCAATTTCCCACGTTCTAACGCACTCTGTTCATGTAGCTCTTCGAGCCGCTGGTACACTGGCCGCCGTTCCATCTCGACCGTATCCGCCACTCACCGGGCGGTCACGGCAGGAACCTCGGACGCACGAATCACTCGAAGAATATCGTCGTCAGTGATGTCCTCTGTATGCTGGCCGGAAGTATCGCACATTCTCCCTCTTTCGTCTTTACTGCAGTATGTAGTACGTGTACCCAAGCCCGAGTTCACTCTCCCAATAGCATTAACCTTCAGCAATGGGACTAGTTACTATGTCACACTTCACTGATGGACAAAAGCAAAAACTCCATGCAGCGTTTAACCGGCAACTTGACGTCGGCCTTCATCACGGGGCACAACTAGCGGTCTACATGGACGGGGAACTTGCGATTGATTTTGCTGGTGGTCTAACTGGTCCCGGTGGCAAACCAACAACGTCAGAAACACCTCACATCGTGTTTTCATGCACGAAGCCATACGTCGGTGTTGGACTGCACCAACTCGTTGAGCAAGGCAATGCGAATTACGACGATCCAGTCGTTGATCACTGGCCAGAATTCGCGGACGAAGGGAGTCAAAAAGCCGAGATTACTCTCCGACACGTGTTGAGCCACACCGCTGGAATTCCGTACGGGGAATTCGACGAGCGAGCCGATAAGTGGGGAGACTGGGATGCGGTTGTTCAAGCAATGGAAGACATCGACCCGATTTTCGATCCTGGTGAACAACCAGCGTATCATACATTCAACTATGGCTGGTTGGTTGGTGAACTCATTCACCGAATCAGCGGGCAACACGTCGATGAGTATATCGCTCAAAACGTGTTTGAGCCCCTGGATATGAACGATACCAGCCTCGGACTCAACGAGGATGAAGAGGATACTGTCGCTACGCTAACTGGCTTCGAAGTGCTTGACCGGTGCCGTGACCCGGGAGAAGGGCTAGGGATACCAGCTAGTGAGTCAGCAGAAGCGTTCAATCAGGAGGCCGTTCATCGGGCAGTAATCCCAGCTGCAAATGGTATCGGAACAGCACGGGATATGGCACGATTCTACGCTTGTATCGCGAACGGAGGTGAGCTTACTGGAAACCGGATTTTGAGCACAGATACTGTAGAAATAGCGACTCAAACCCACGCTGAGACCGAATCCGACGGGACGCTTTCGCGACCAGTTCGCTATGCGCTTGGCTTCTGGACGGGCGGCTTAGCTAATGATATGTTCGGAACTGTAAGCACCGAACGAATGTTTGGCCACGCCGGACTTGGAAGTATCTTTGGTTGGGGAGATCCAGAACACAGTATCGGATTTGCTTATGTGACCAATGGCATCCGCGAAGAGTCATACGAGCATGCCGCACGGGTGAATGCGATGTCCGATGCCGTACGATTGCTTAGTCAGCAGTAAGCATCCTTTATCTGTTTCACAGAGCGCTCGTATCTCCTGTGAGAAATTTTCTTGTCGCTCTACTCGATTCTGCTGTCTACGGAGAGACTGTCCACCTCATTTCGTTCACCTTTTCCACTAGTGTTGCCACTCTGCAACAAACGCGCCGATAACCGGTGGTGAAAGTGACTCGAAAACCCACTCAACCACCGGAAATCCCGACTTCTGAACGGTGGAAAAATCACTTTCACTCCGGGGATGGATCACGATTATAGCACTTTCACGTGATAATCGTATATGGATAAATCACGTGCGAAAGCTCCTGCCGAAGCATTTGACGACACAGCAGCGATCGATGATCGGGCACGAAATGTATTGGTCCATCTCACTGGTAGCGAGATCGATCAGTGTCTTATTCGTGAAGCAGGAACGTACGTCACAGGCACGGGTGGCAAGCTCGTACTGGTGAACACAATGGCTCCGAATGAGTTTATGGAGCGACAGCAAGCGCACGCTCAGATTGACCATCTTCCAACATACACTATTTGCCAAGCCGAAGAATCATGCCGTCAACACGCCCTCAAGCGTGGGCGACAAGCACTCGTGGCATTTGGCATTGACTATACCGCTGTTGGAATGGTTGGCCGAGAAACTGATTCCTTGCTTACCACTGCTCAGCAGTATGATTGTGGCCATCTCTTTCTCGGTGACCAACAGCAGTCGTTGCTTCGTCGTTTTACGGCTCTGAGTTTCAGTCAAGTGATCACACGCAAGTTTGATGGGCTTGTCACCGTGCTACGGTCTGCCCGTGACGAAGGGAAGTCTAATAAGCGACGCTGGACGATGCAAGGATGATCCGCTTTGTTAGCTGATCGGATTGAGACGGCACAGAAACGCGCACAGGCCGAACAATTTGCCTTCGACGTGGATGCCCTTGGACTCATCGAAGTCACTAACGAGAGTCACGAGAACCCCACCCACCAGTACACAGTTTCCATCGACGACGTGACCGAGGAATTGATAGCCTGTACGTGTCCGAACCACGCTCACCGCAACGCCTTGCAAACACATGGCCGCCGTCGAAACTGCGACGGATGACGGGACGCTTGACGCATTCCCATCAGAGGACGACGATGCTGAACCAGACAACTGCGACTGTGACGGCTTCGGTGACTTCCCGTGCTGGCCATGCGTGCGGACGGGTCGCAAAGAACTGCCGGACTAACCCCATATCCCTTTTCATTTATATCACGCCAAACAACGCTGTCCAATGGTACCCAGCGAACGCTGACCGAGTGCGTGGAGACGACCGACCGCACAGACAAACCGACGATTGCGCGCGGTTGGCTTAACCGAGCGCAAGTACAAGCAACCAACGTCGTGGCGAGTCGGATGGGTGTCTCCGGACCCCTGGCTCGAGAGCGCGTCAACTGGACCTCAGCGCTACCACTGTCCGGGTCTAGGAAACCGGAAGTCCATCGGTTTTTCCTCACCGGCGGGTCTATCTCGAAAAATATGATCGACAATCTCGATGCAGGCAGAATCGCCTTTCGCGGGGAGTAGATCGACGTCAATGTACCCGTCGACCTGTTCGGAATGGGAAGGCGGATAGAACTCCCGTCGTAACGAAGGTGGGTGCGTTCAGCTGAGACGACACTATCGTTGAGGTGCTTGACCACCTCGTCGCAAGGGGTAGATTCCACAACACTACGGCTACCGAGAGCACAGAAAACAGAGTTGAACAGAAGGGAACGAATCGACTAAACAGATTCCTCCTCAGGCGAGCGGGATTATTCGTGAGGCAATCAGCGTGGTAATGAGACCGACGACGCCGACCAAGGTGGTGACCACCGTCCACGTCTTGAGTGTCTCTTTTTGTGTGAGACCACCGATCTCTTTGACGATCCAAAAGCCGCTGTCGTTATACCATGAAAAGATTGAGGCACCGGCACCAATCGCCATTACGAGGTACGCAGGGTTGACGGAGAGTTGACTGGCGAACGGGGCCATGATTCCGGACGTAGTCACGATAGCAACGGTCGCGGATCCCTGAACGACGCGCACTCCGGCGGCGATGATCCACGCCGTCACGAGTAGCCCGAATCCAACGCCCTTGAGTCCCCCGGCAATGTAATCGCCGGCACCCGCTGCCTGCAACATAACTCCGAAAGCGCCTCCGGCGGCGGTGATCGCGGCGATGTTGCCGCCGCTTTTGAGGGCGTCTGTCAACTCGTCTGAGAACACCGACTGGCCTATGTCACTGATACGGTAGTACGTGAATGCCGCCGCCATCGCAGCGGCGGTTAGGGCAAAGTTCGGGTCGCCCACGTATCCCGTCACAGCGGAAGCAAGCGTGTTATCGGAGAATAACGTATCGACGGTAGTGGCCGCGCCCACGAGTCCAACGGCGAGAATGATCGGCAAAAGTGCCTCGAACAGACCGGGAAGCTGGTCTATCGGTGTCGTGGCCACTTCCTCGATTTCCGTGACCGTCGTCCCCATCGCGTCCCGAAGCGGGATATTCAACCGGCGGTTGATCCAATGACCGTAAGCCAATCCCGACACAAGTGCAGTCGGGAGTCCGACGACCACGCCGATCAGCATCGTGGTCCCGAGATTAGCTCCGATATTATCGACTGCAAGCAATGGTCCTGGTGTCGGCGGGATAAACCCGTGTGTCACCACCCCACCGGCGGCGAGAACCACTATGTAAAGCGTGTAATTCCCGCCTGTCCGTGACCGAGCGGACCGCGCGAGGGGCGCAAGCAAGTAAAAGACGTTGTCGAAAAACACAGGAATCGCCATCACGAAACTACTGCCGAACAGAGAAATCTCGGTTTTTCCATTACTCAGCGTACCGAATGCGCGCACGATGCGGTCGGCCGCACCGCTCTCTGTCATCGCCTTCCCGATGATCGCTGCCATCAGGATCGGGATTCCAATCCCAGCCATCCCGTCACCGAATCCGGTGGCCGTTTTACTTACCACATCGCCCAACGGGACTTGTGGCGAGACTGTCCCGACGACGAACGTCGCGATGACGAGTCCGACGAATGCTGGAAGGTCGAGCACGACGAGGAGAAATACGACGGCGATAACACCGACGAGCAATGAGACAAGCGGACCTTGTCCGCCTAACACTAGAGGGACGTTTACGTGGACCATGCTATCTCGGTTCAAACCTATCCATTATAAATCCATGGATATTAGTATAAATTTATCATTTGGATTGTTTTACGTGAACATTGTCGTTATTGAAGTAACAGAAAACGAAGGGATCCCCTGTGAAAGCGGAGAGGTGGATTACTTACCTGAAGAGGTGAGTGTGTACAATGTCTCGACTCATCGAAGTCACCAACGAGAGAGTCACGAGAACCACGCAGGCCACCAGTACACCGTCTCCATCGACGACGGGACGCTTGACGCCTTCCCTTCGGACGACGAGTGGATTAGTGGCCCGTACACTGGCTACGACACGTATGGCGCTGTCGATCACAGATACTGGACGTGTGAGAA is part of the Haladaptatus sp. R4 genome and encodes:
- a CDS encoding winged helix-turn-helix domain-containing protein translates to MQQRVQAPDDTDDSQTKPPTDVLSELPPSAKLVAKTLEYNDDALTQGELADKTLLPARTVRYALTQLEDHDLVNSRFSFTDARKRCYSLSFD
- a CDS encoding serine hydrolase, whose amino-acid sequence is MSHFTDGQKQKLHAAFNRQLDVGLHHGAQLAVYMDGELAIDFAGGLTGPGGKPTTSETPHIVFSCTKPYVGVGLHQLVEQGNANYDDPVVDHWPEFADEGSQKAEITLRHVLSHTAGIPYGEFDERADKWGDWDAVVQAMEDIDPIFDPGEQPAYHTFNYGWLVGELIHRISGQHVDEYIAQNVFEPLDMNDTSLGLNEDEEDTVATLTGFEVLDRCRDPGEGLGIPASESAEAFNQEAVHRAVIPAANGIGTARDMARFYACIANGGELTGNRILSTDTVEIATQTHAETESDGTLSRPVRYALGFWTGGLANDMFGTVSTERMFGHAGLGSIFGWGDPEHSIGFAYVTNGIREESYEHAARVNAMSDAVRLLSQQ
- a CDS encoding universal stress protein; translated protein: MDKSRAKAPAEAFDDTAAIDDRARNVLVHLTGSEIDQCLIREAGTYVTGTGGKLVLVNTMAPNEFMERQQAHAQIDHLPTYTICQAEESCRQHALKRGRQALVAFGIDYTAVGMVGRETDSLLTTAQQYDCGHLFLGDQQQSLLRRFTALSFSQVITRKFDGLVTVLRSARDEGKSNKRRWTMQG
- a CDS encoding GntP family permease, with the protein product MVHVNVPLVLGGQGPLVSLLVGVIAVVFLLVVLDLPAFVGLVIATFVVGTVSPQVPLGDVVSKTATGFGDGMAGIGIPILMAAIIGKAMTESGAADRIVRAFGTLSNGKTEISLFGSSFVMAIPVFFDNVFYLLAPLARSARSRTGGNYTLYIVVLAAGGVVTHGFIPPTPGPLLAVDNIGANLGTTMLIGVVVGLPTALVSGLAYGHWINRRLNIPLRDAMGTTVTEIEEVATTPIDQLPGLFEALLPIILAVGLVGAATTVDTLFSDNTLASAVTGYVGDPNFALTAAAMAAAFTYYRISDIGQSVFSDELTDALKSGGNIAAITAAGGAFGVMLQAAGAGDYIAGGLKGVGFGLLVTAWIIAAGVRVVQGSATVAIVTTSGIMAPFASQLSVNPAYLVMAIGAGASIFSWYNDSGFWIVKEIGGLTQKETLKTWTVVTTLVGVVGLITTLIASRIIPLA